A stretch of the Lolium perenne isolate Kyuss_39 chromosome 3, Kyuss_2.0, whole genome shotgun sequence genome encodes the following:
- the LOC127343248 gene encoding splicing factor U2af small subunit B produces MAEHLASIFGTEKDRVNCPFYFKIGACRHGDRCSRIHNRPTISPTIVLMNMYQRPDMITPGVDAQGQPIDPRKMQEHFEDFYEDIFEELSKFGEIETLNVCDNLSDHMIGNVYVQFREEDQAAAAHTALQGRFYSGRLIIVDFSPVTDFREATCRQYEENTCTRGGHCNFMHVKQIGKDLRKKLFGRYRRSQRGRSRSPSPQHRRERRDHDDYRGREDFRRGGDDFRRGGGGGGGRRGGSSRYDRQDDGGRRRYGGSPPRRARSPVRENSEERRAKIEQWNREKEAK; encoded by the coding sequence ATGGCAGAGCACTTGGCTTCAATATTTGGTACGGAGAAAGATAGGGTCAACTGCCCGTTTTACTTCAAGATTGGAGCTTGTCGTCATGGGGATCGCTGCTCTCGCATCCATAACAGGCCAACCATATCACCAACAATTGTGCTCATGAACATGTATCAGCGCCCTGATATGATCACCCCTGGGGTTGATGCTCAAGGCCAGCCGATTGATCCCCGCAAGATGCAGGAGCATTTTGAAGATTTCTATGAGGATATCTTTGAGGAACTGAGCAAGTTTGGTGAGATTGAGACCCTCAACGTCTGTGATAACCTTTCTGATCACATGATAGGCAATGTGTATGTTCAGTTCAGGGAAGAAGATCAGGCAGCAGCAGCTCATACAGCTCTTCAGGGACGCTTTTACTCTGGTCGCCTGATAATTGTGGACTTCTCTCCTGTGACTGACTTCCGTGAAGCGACCTGCAGGCAGTATGAGGAGAATACCTGCACACGCGGTGGACACTGCAACTTCATGCATGTGAAGCAGATTGGTAAGGATCTCAGGAAGAAACTCTTTGGACGTTACAGGAGGTCGCAGCGAGGAAGGAGCCGCAGCCCAAGCCCACAGCATAGGAGAGAGCGTCGTGACCATGATGACTACCGTGGCCGTGAGGATTTCCGCCGTGGTGGTGATGATTTCCgacgcggtggtggtggtggcggcggacgCCGGGGCGGGAGCAGCAGGTATGATAGGCAGGATGATggaggaaggcgtaggtatggtgGCAGCCCTCCGAGGCGTGCAAGAAGCCCAGTCAGGGAGAACAGTGAGGAGCGCAGGGCCAAGATTGAACAGTGGAATCGTGAAAAGGAGGCGAAGTAA